Proteins from one Coregonus clupeaformis isolate EN_2021a chromosome 29, ASM2061545v1, whole genome shotgun sequence genomic window:
- the LOC121576657 gene encoding phagosome assembly factor 1 isoform X1, with protein MLDLEVVPERSLGHEQWEFALGMPLAQAISILQKHCRIIKNVQVLYSEQTPLSHDLILNLTQDGIKLLFDSCNQRLKVIEVYDLSKVKLKYCGVHFNTQAIAPTIEQIDQSFGATHPGVYNAAEQLFHLNFRGLSFSFQLDSWNEAPKYEPNFAHGLASLQIPHGATVKRMYIYTGNNLQDTKAPVMPLACFLGNVYAECVDVLKNGAGPLGLRLRLLTAGCGPGVMADAKVRAVERNIYFGDSCQDVLSALGSPHKVFYKSEDKMKIHSPSPHKQVPSKCNDYFFNYFTLGVDILFDSTTHLVKKFVLHTNFPGHYNFNIYHRCDFKIPLVIKKEAADAQWEDCILTTYSKWDQIQELLGHPMEKPVVLHRSSSANNTNPFGSTFCFGLQRMIFEVMQNNHIASVTLYGAPRPISRARAEASAH; from the exons ATGCTGGATCTGGAAGTTGTTCCTGAAAGATCTTTAGGACATGAGCAATGGGAATTCGCATTAG GGATGCCATTGGCCCAGGCCATTTCCATTTTACAGAAACACTGTCGCATCATCAAGAATGTCCAGGTTCTCTACAGTGAACAA ACGCCACTCAGTCATGACCTCATACTCAACTTGACTCAGGATGGAATTAAACTGCTGTTTGATTCCTGTAACCAGAGACTGAAG GTGATTGAAGTATACGACTTGAGCAAAGTGAAATTGAAATACTG TGGAGTACATTTCAACACTCAGGCTATAGCACCCACTATAGAGCAGATTGATCAGTCCTTTGGCGCCACACACCCTGGAG TATACAATGCTGCAGAGCAACTGTTCCACTTGAACTTTCGgggtctctccttctccttccagCTTGACTCATGGAATGAAGCTCCCAAGTATGAG CCTAACTTTGCCCATGGCTTGGCCTCCCTGCAGATTCCGCATGGGGCCACAGTGAAACGGATGTACATCTATACTGGGAACAACCTACAGGACACCAA GGCTCCAGTGATGCCCCTTGCCTGTTTCCTTGGCAACGTGTATGCAGAGTGTGTGGACGTGCTGAAGAATGGTGCGGGACCACTTGGTCTGAGACTTCGCCTCCTCACTGCAG GCTGTGGGCCAGGGGTGATGGCTGATGCCAAGGTGCGTGCTGTGGAGAGGAACATCTACTTTGGAGACTCCTGTCAAGATGTGCTGAGTGCTCTGGGCTCGCCACACAAGGTCTTCTACAAGTCTGAGGACAAG ATGAAGATCCACTCTCCGTCACCTCACAAGCAGGTCCCATCCAAATGCAATGACTACTTCTTCAACTACTTCACCCTGGGGGTG GACATACTCTTTGATTCCACCACACACCTGGTGAAGAAGTTTGTCCTTCACACCAACTTCCCTGGTCATTACAATTTCAACAT ATATCATCGATGCGATTTCAAGATTCCACTTGTCATCAAGAAAG AAGCTGCCGATGCTCAGTGGGAGGACTGCATCCTCACTACCTACAGCAAG TGGGATCAGATTCAGGAGCTTCTTGGACACCCCATGGAGAAGCCTGTCGTGCTCCACAG GTCATCCTCAGCAAATAATACCAATCCCTTCGGCTCTACGTTCTGTTTTGGACTACAGCGAATGATCTTTGAG GTGATGCAGAACAACCACATAGCTTCAGTGACTCTGTACGGCGCCCCCAGACCCATCAGCCGGGCCCGAGCCGAGGCCAGCGCCCACTGA
- the LOC121576657 gene encoding phagosome assembly factor 1 isoform X3 has translation MLDLEVVPERSLGHEQWEFALGMPLAQAISILQKHCRIIKNVQVLYSEQTPLSHDLILNLTQDGIKLLFDSCNQRLKVIEVYDLSKVKLKYCGVHFNTQAIAPTIEQIDQSFGATHPGVYNAAEQLFHLNFRGLSFSFQLDSWNEAPKYEPNFAHGLASLQIPHGATVKRMYIYTGNNLQDTKAPVMPLACFLGNVYAECVDVLKNGAGPLGLRLRLLTAGCGPGVMADAKVRAVERNIYFGDSCQDVLSALGSPHKVFYKSEDKMKIHSPSPHKQVPSKCNDYFFNYFTLGVDILFDSTTHLVKKFVLHTNFPGHYNFNIYHRCDFKIPLVIKKEAADAQWEDCILTTYSKGCVSLSGIRFRSFLDTPWRSLSCSTGHPQQIIPIPSALRSVLDYSE, from the exons ATGCTGGATCTGGAAGTTGTTCCTGAAAGATCTTTAGGACATGAGCAATGGGAATTCGCATTAG GGATGCCATTGGCCCAGGCCATTTCCATTTTACAGAAACACTGTCGCATCATCAAGAATGTCCAGGTTCTCTACAGTGAACAA ACGCCACTCAGTCATGACCTCATACTCAACTTGACTCAGGATGGAATTAAACTGCTGTTTGATTCCTGTAACCAGAGACTGAAG GTGATTGAAGTATACGACTTGAGCAAAGTGAAATTGAAATACTG TGGAGTACATTTCAACACTCAGGCTATAGCACCCACTATAGAGCAGATTGATCAGTCCTTTGGCGCCACACACCCTGGAG TATACAATGCTGCAGAGCAACTGTTCCACTTGAACTTTCGgggtctctccttctccttccagCTTGACTCATGGAATGAAGCTCCCAAGTATGAG CCTAACTTTGCCCATGGCTTGGCCTCCCTGCAGATTCCGCATGGGGCCACAGTGAAACGGATGTACATCTATACTGGGAACAACCTACAGGACACCAA GGCTCCAGTGATGCCCCTTGCCTGTTTCCTTGGCAACGTGTATGCAGAGTGTGTGGACGTGCTGAAGAATGGTGCGGGACCACTTGGTCTGAGACTTCGCCTCCTCACTGCAG GCTGTGGGCCAGGGGTGATGGCTGATGCCAAGGTGCGTGCTGTGGAGAGGAACATCTACTTTGGAGACTCCTGTCAAGATGTGCTGAGTGCTCTGGGCTCGCCACACAAGGTCTTCTACAAGTCTGAGGACAAG ATGAAGATCCACTCTCCGTCACCTCACAAGCAGGTCCCATCCAAATGCAATGACTACTTCTTCAACTACTTCACCCTGGGGGTG GACATACTCTTTGATTCCACCACACACCTGGTGAAGAAGTTTGTCCTTCACACCAACTTCCCTGGTCATTACAATTTCAACAT ATATCATCGATGCGATTTCAAGATTCCACTTGTCATCAAGAAAG AAGCTGCCGATGCTCAGTGGGAGGACTGCATCCTCACTACCTACAGCAAG GGTTGTGTCTCCCTTAGTGGGATCAGATTCAGGAGCTTCTTGGACACCCCATGGAGAAGCCTGTCGTGCTCCACAG GTCATCCTCAGCAAATAATACCAATCCCTTCGGCTCTACGTTCTGTTTTGGACTACAGCGAATGA
- the LOC121576657 gene encoding phagosome assembly factor 1 isoform X2 produces the protein MLDLEVVPERSLGHEQWEFALGMPLAQAISILQKHCRIIKNVQVLYSEQTPLSHDLILNLTQDGIKLLFDSCNQRLKVIEVYDLSKVKLKYCGVHFNTQAIAPTIEQIDQSFGATHPGVYNAAEQLFHLNFRGLSFSFQLDSWNEAPKYEIPHGATVKRMYIYTGNNLQDTKAPVMPLACFLGNVYAECVDVLKNGAGPLGLRLRLLTAGCGPGVMADAKVRAVERNIYFGDSCQDVLSALGSPHKVFYKSEDKMKIHSPSPHKQVPSKCNDYFFNYFTLGVDILFDSTTHLVKKFVLHTNFPGHYNFNIYHRCDFKIPLVIKKEAADAQWEDCILTTYSKWDQIQELLGHPMEKPVVLHRSSSANNTNPFGSTFCFGLQRMIFEVMQNNHIASVTLYGAPRPISRARAEASAH, from the exons ATGCTGGATCTGGAAGTTGTTCCTGAAAGATCTTTAGGACATGAGCAATGGGAATTCGCATTAG GGATGCCATTGGCCCAGGCCATTTCCATTTTACAGAAACACTGTCGCATCATCAAGAATGTCCAGGTTCTCTACAGTGAACAA ACGCCACTCAGTCATGACCTCATACTCAACTTGACTCAGGATGGAATTAAACTGCTGTTTGATTCCTGTAACCAGAGACTGAAG GTGATTGAAGTATACGACTTGAGCAAAGTGAAATTGAAATACTG TGGAGTACATTTCAACACTCAGGCTATAGCACCCACTATAGAGCAGATTGATCAGTCCTTTGGCGCCACACACCCTGGAG TATACAATGCTGCAGAGCAACTGTTCCACTTGAACTTTCGgggtctctccttctccttccagCTTGACTCATGGAATGAAGCTCCCAAGTATGAG ATTCCGCATGGGGCCACAGTGAAACGGATGTACATCTATACTGGGAACAACCTACAGGACACCAA GGCTCCAGTGATGCCCCTTGCCTGTTTCCTTGGCAACGTGTATGCAGAGTGTGTGGACGTGCTGAAGAATGGTGCGGGACCACTTGGTCTGAGACTTCGCCTCCTCACTGCAG GCTGTGGGCCAGGGGTGATGGCTGATGCCAAGGTGCGTGCTGTGGAGAGGAACATCTACTTTGGAGACTCCTGTCAAGATGTGCTGAGTGCTCTGGGCTCGCCACACAAGGTCTTCTACAAGTCTGAGGACAAG ATGAAGATCCACTCTCCGTCACCTCACAAGCAGGTCCCATCCAAATGCAATGACTACTTCTTCAACTACTTCACCCTGGGGGTG GACATACTCTTTGATTCCACCACACACCTGGTGAAGAAGTTTGTCCTTCACACCAACTTCCCTGGTCATTACAATTTCAACAT ATATCATCGATGCGATTTCAAGATTCCACTTGTCATCAAGAAAG AAGCTGCCGATGCTCAGTGGGAGGACTGCATCCTCACTACCTACAGCAAG TGGGATCAGATTCAGGAGCTTCTTGGACACCCCATGGAGAAGCCTGTCGTGCTCCACAG GTCATCCTCAGCAAATAATACCAATCCCTTCGGCTCTACGTTCTGTTTTGGACTACAGCGAATGATCTTTGAG GTGATGCAGAACAACCACATAGCTTCAGTGACTCTGTACGGCGCCCCCAGACCCATCAGCCGGGCCCGAGCCGAGGCCAGCGCCCACTGA